TTTCGTTAATTCTTTTAGATCGCCATTAGTTTCAATTGGCTTATCACTACGTGAATCCACAATCCTGTTTGCAACTTTCCAGGCATTTTTAAGCTCCCCGAAATCTCTGAATATCCTGCTCAAATCCTCTACATCATAATCATTCACAATCTCATAAGCTGAGATATTTGATTTTTGATTCATTCTCATATCCAACCTGCCATCGAAACGAGTAGAAAACCCCCGCTCGGCAACATCGAATTGATGAGAACTAACACCCAAATCTGCGAGAATCCCATCGACCTTTTTCACTCCGTGAAGTCTTAAATAATTCTTCAGATGCCTGAAGTTTACGTTAATAAGCTCAAAACGAGAATCGTCTATCTTATTTTCTAAAGCATCTTTATCCTGATCGAAAGCAAATAGCTTTCCTTTTTCTCCAAGATGAGAAATAATTCCACGCGAATGACCACCTCCTCCAAAAGTAACATCCACATAAATACCATTTTCCTTAATCGCCAGGCCTTCGATACACTCGTCGAAAAGCACAGGCACATGGTACTCCATTGCCATTTGTATAGAATTTTAGTTATTTTTTTCTACATTATATGGAATAGACGGAAATCTACTGAAGTAACTCTTCAAAATCCCCCATTACTTCTTCTGCTAAATCTCCAAAATCCTCTTCAGGATTATTAATCACACTTTCGTAGCGATCTTTATCCCAAACCTCAATAATGTTGTTGACTGTAACAGTAAGTACAACTTCCTTTTCTATCCCTGCAAAACTCACAAGATCTTTCGTTATCAACATTCGCCCTGTCCCATCCAATTCAATCGACTTTACCCCTGCTGTAAATTGACGTATAAAACTTGCTACTTTCCTCTGAAAACGATTTTTCTTGTTTAATTTGCTCATCACAGCGTTCCATTCTGCCATTGTATACAGTTCCAAACACTGCTCAAAAACTGATCGTTTCAATACGAATCCATCACCCAAATACGGAGCTAACTGCTTCTTTAACTGAGCAGGTAGCAACAAGCGTCCTTTGGCGTCGATCTTACATTCGTATGTTCCGAACAGATTTGTCATTAATTGTTTTTTTACAATTTCAAATATAAGATATTATACTACACTTTTTTACACTTTACCCCACTTTTTACCACTTTGTTGAAAACTTAATTTAAAAACACTTATAAAGGCCTGTAAAACCTAACACTTTCATACACCATGAAAAAAATCGGTTATTAACAATTATTCGGAATTCCACCACCCTTACAACACAATTATTGACTAGACAAATGGCAATTGGGGTAATAAAAGCATCATGAAAGAATAAACTTACAAACACATATTTATCTTATTGCTACAAATAAGATTACGGATAACACACAAAAAGTATATAACCTTTTATGCCAATTAAATTTCAATGTGAAGAGTTTGGTCAAAGTATTATTTTTAATTTAACGAAAAAAAGCATAGCATTTAATAAATGTCTGAAGTTTCCAATCTCTTTTTTTTTGGCGCTATTTCCGGCTCTCCGCTATAGCTTTATTTAGCATAGCGGTTCGAAAATTGTATTTCGGGGTCTTCGCTAAGGCTCAGCCGCCAAAATACATTTCTCACAAGCTATCCAAAACAAAGGCTGTCGCTTTTATCCGGGCGAACTATATTTCGCTGCTCCGCACCTTAAAAACAAATAATACCAATTGAATTTCAAAATGCTCATTATAATTCGAAATGTAATTCTGTTAGACGAAATAAGCGAAGCGATTGGCTAACGCCGAATCTCACGATTTCATGAA
This window of the Bacteroidota bacterium genome carries:
- the mraZ gene encoding division/cell wall cluster transcriptional repressor MraZ, with the translated sequence MTNLFGTYECKIDAKGRLLLPAQLKKQLAPYLGDGFVLKRSVFEQCLELYTMAEWNAVMSKLNKKNRFQRKVASFIRQFTAGVKSIELDGTGRMLITKDLVSFAGIEKEVVLTVTVNNIIEVWDKDRYESVINNPEEDFGDLAEEVMGDFEELLQ
- the rsmH gene encoding 16S rRNA (cytosine(1402)-N(4))-methyltransferase RsmH, which translates into the protein MQMAMEYHVPVLFDECIEGLAIKENGIYVDVTFGGGGHSRGIISHLGEKGKLFAFDQDKDALENKIDDSRFELINVNFRHLKNYLRLHGVKKVDGILADLGVSSHQFDVAERGFSTRFDGRLDMRMNQKSNISAYEIVNDYDVEDLSRIFRDFGELKNAWKVANRIVDSRSDKPIETNGDLKELTKDLAPRNRENKFYAQMFQAIRIEVNDEMGVLKAFLESSNEILNPDGRLVVISYHSLEDRLVKRYIKTGLFRGEPEKDIYGNVDVPFKAVNRKVIVPTEEEVERNSRARSAKLRIAKKL